The following are encoded together in the Streptomyces flavofungini genome:
- a CDS encoding carotenoid oxygenase family protein has product MTKKPYLTGHYTPVTDETTAHGLTVRGALPPELNGRYFRNGHNPKPGVTPTHWFKGSGMIHGVRLRDGRAEWYRNRWVRTPALDGVPYLGADGIPNLRASDAATHVIEHAGRILALQEANLPYEMTPELDTVGAHDFGGRLKTAMTAHPKTDPTTGELHFFGYGPFPPHLTYYVADAKGDLVRSEVVEGAGPSLMHDFGITERYVVWLDLPVVFNAAEHSGIPYRWSDTYTPRIGVMPRTGPATVRWFEVEPGVLLHVANAYEDERGRVVLTGPRYDRGAWEQTWKFWIGAPGHAPQPMVGATGHRWILDPATGVAAEEPVDDLTTEFPTVNEDVTGRFHRYSYAVAFPGPDLDEYAIVKHDHSAGSRELVPMGQGRMPGEAVFVPAEGATGEDEGYLLTVVSDLVEDASQLLVIDASAPGSGPLAVVELPRRVPSGIHGSWIADADADADAVVPSADAGTVPVVGGAA; this is encoded by the coding sequence ATGACCAAGAAGCCCTACCTCACCGGCCACTACACGCCCGTCACCGACGAGACCACCGCCCACGGCCTGACCGTGCGCGGCGCCCTCCCGCCCGAGCTGAACGGCCGCTACTTCCGCAACGGCCACAATCCCAAGCCCGGCGTCACACCCACCCACTGGTTCAAGGGCAGCGGAATGATCCATGGCGTCCGGCTGCGCGACGGCCGCGCCGAGTGGTACCGCAACCGCTGGGTGCGCACCCCGGCCCTCGACGGCGTGCCCTACCTGGGCGCCGATGGCATCCCGAACCTCCGCGCAAGCGACGCCGCCACCCACGTCATCGAGCACGCGGGCCGCATCCTCGCCCTCCAGGAGGCCAACCTCCCCTACGAGATGACGCCCGAGCTCGACACCGTCGGCGCCCACGACTTCGGCGGCCGCCTGAAGACCGCGATGACCGCACACCCGAAGACCGACCCCACCACCGGCGAGCTGCACTTCTTCGGGTACGGGCCGTTCCCGCCGCACCTGACGTACTACGTCGCCGACGCCAAGGGCGACCTCGTGCGCAGCGAGGTCGTCGAGGGCGCGGGACCGTCCCTGATGCACGACTTCGGGATCACCGAGCGGTACGTGGTCTGGCTCGACCTGCCCGTCGTCTTCAACGCCGCGGAGCACTCCGGCATCCCGTACCGCTGGAGCGACACCTACACGCCGCGCATCGGCGTGATGCCGCGCACCGGGCCCGCGACGGTGCGCTGGTTCGAGGTGGAGCCCGGCGTGCTCCTGCACGTCGCCAACGCCTACGAGGACGAGCGCGGCCGAGTCGTACTGACCGGGCCGCGCTACGACCGGGGCGCCTGGGAGCAGACCTGGAAGTTCTGGATCGGGGCCCCCGGCCACGCGCCGCAGCCCATGGTCGGCGCGACCGGCCACCGCTGGATACTCGACCCGGCCACGGGCGTCGCCGCCGAGGAGCCCGTGGACGACCTCACCACCGAATTCCCCACCGTCAACGAGGACGTGACGGGCCGCTTCCACCGCTACAGCTACGCCGTGGCCTTCCCGGGGCCGGACCTCGACGAGTACGCGATCGTCAAACACGACCACAGCGCGGGCAGTCGTGAGCTGGTCCCCATGGGGCAGGGCCGGATGCCCGGCGAGGCCGTCTTCGTACCGGCCGAAGGGGCCACCGGTGAGGACGAGGGCTATCTGCTCACGGTGGTCAGCGACCTCGTCGAGGACGCCTCGCAGCTGCTCGTCATCGACGCCTCCGCCCCCGGCAGCGGGCCGCTCGCCGTCGTCGAGCTGCCGCGCCGGGTGCCGAGCGGAATCCACGGCTCCTGGATCGCGGATGCCGATGCCGATGCCGACGCCGTCGTCCCGTCGGCGGACGCCGGCACCGTGCCCGTCGTGGGAGGTGCGGCATGA
- a CDS encoding SRPBCC family protein, with the protein MISTRHEITVAAPVETVWRLHTDIAAWPLWHSGVERAETSGELAVGMSFRWFTHGLDITSTVTAVEDCRSITWGGPTSGIDGMHRWTFVPAADGGTSVVTEEYWTGAPVDADPDGMRALLAQSLIDWLAELKEAAETVVAQGAGERQR; encoded by the coding sequence ATGATCAGCACCCGTCACGAGATCACCGTCGCCGCGCCCGTCGAGACCGTCTGGCGGCTGCACACCGACATCGCCGCCTGGCCCCTGTGGCACAGCGGGGTCGAACGGGCCGAGACGTCCGGCGAGTTGGCGGTCGGCATGTCCTTCAGGTGGTTCACGCACGGCCTGGACATCACGTCCACGGTCACGGCCGTCGAGGACTGCCGCTCGATCACCTGGGGCGGCCCCACCTCCGGCATCGACGGCATGCACCGCTGGACCTTCGTACCGGCGGCCGACGGCGGCACGTCGGTGGTCACCGAGGAGTACTGGACCGGAGCCCCGGTCGACGCCGACCCCGACGGGATGCGGGCGCTCCTCGCCCAGTCCCTGATCGACTGGCTGGCGGAGTTGAAGGAGGCGGCGGAGACGGTGGTGGCGCAGGGAGCGGGGGAGAGACAGCGGTGA
- a CDS encoding SGNH/GDSL hydrolase family protein, which translates to MQINPRHTSLVAIGDSFTEGMSDLLPDGSYRGWADVLAERLAARTPGFRYANLAVRGKLIGQIAADQAPMAATLGADVITLVGGLNDTLRPKCDMGRVRGLLEQAVETLAPACKQLVLMRSPGRQGPVLERFRPRMEELFAHVDDLAARHGAVVVDLYGSRTLADQRMWDVDRLHLTADGHRRVAEAVWQALGHDPEDDWDSPLPPAVPAAWLARRVADVRFARQHLGPWIGRRLTGRSSGDGRWGAQVDPATGRAFWVTPEDPAAPGPVQMWRRVEADGA; encoded by the coding sequence ATGCAGATCAATCCGCGCCACACGAGCCTCGTCGCCATCGGCGACTCCTTCACCGAGGGCATGTCCGACCTGCTGCCCGACGGCAGCTACCGCGGCTGGGCCGATGTGCTGGCCGAGCGGCTCGCGGCCCGCACCCCGGGCTTCCGGTACGCCAACCTCGCCGTGCGCGGCAAGCTCATCGGGCAGATCGCCGCGGACCAGGCGCCCATGGCGGCCACGCTCGGCGCCGACGTGATCACCCTGGTCGGCGGCCTCAACGACACGCTGCGGCCCAAGTGCGACATGGGGCGGGTGCGCGGCCTCCTGGAGCAGGCCGTGGAGACCCTCGCCCCGGCGTGCAAGCAGCTGGTCCTGATGCGCAGCCCCGGCCGCCAGGGCCCGGTCCTCGAACGGTTCCGGCCGCGCATGGAGGAGCTGTTCGCCCACGTCGACGACCTCGCGGCACGGCACGGGGCCGTCGTGGTGGACCTGTACGGCTCCCGGACCCTCGCCGACCAGCGGATGTGGGACGTGGACCGGCTGCACCTGACGGCCGACGGGCACCGCCGCGTCGCCGAGGCGGTGTGGCAGGCGCTCGGCCACGACCCCGAGGACGACTGGGACAGCCCGCTGCCACCCGCCGTCCCCGCGGCCTGGCTGGCCCGCCGCGTCGCCGACGTCCGCTTCGCCCGCCAGCACCTCGGCCCGTGGATCGGCCGCCGCCTCACCGGCCGCTCGTCCGGCGACGGCCGCTGGGGCGCCCAGGTGGACCCGGCGACGGGACGGGCGTTCTGGGTCACACCCGAGGACCCGGCGGCTCCGGGGCCCGTACAGATGTGGCGGCGCGTGGAGGCGGACGGGGCCTGA
- a CDS encoding maleylpyruvate isomerase family mycothiol-dependent enzyme encodes MGKTPGNSPQGNAPQGNAPRRNSPQGNSPQGSAPTAPDTSTRRIRAAIAAERRDLADLLDGLTPAQWDAPSLCAGWRVREVAAHMSLGFRYPLPRVLLELLKAGGSLHRMTDRRARADAAAFSPRDLAGFLRDHASHPWTPPVGGFASALGHDVVHGLDITVPLGLPRRVPEDRLRILLDHVTPKSAKFFGADLTGLELRADDTDWTFGAGSPLAGDAQDLLLVAFGRRVPAGRLRGERAERFTDAG; translated from the coding sequence ATGGGGAAAACACCGGGGAACTCACCGCAGGGGAACGCGCCGCAGGGGAACGCGCCGCGGAGGAACTCACCGCAGGGGAATTCACCACAAGGGAGCGCACCGACCGCGCCCGACACCTCGACCCGCCGCATCCGCGCCGCCATCGCCGCCGAACGCCGCGACCTCGCCGACCTGCTCGACGGCCTGACGCCCGCGCAGTGGGACGCGCCGTCCCTGTGCGCGGGCTGGCGGGTGCGCGAGGTCGCCGCCCACATGTCGCTGGGCTTCCGCTACCCCCTGCCCCGCGTCCTCCTGGAACTGCTCAAGGCGGGCGGAAGCCTGCACCGCATGACGGACCGCCGGGCCCGCGCGGACGCGGCGGCCTTCTCGCCGCGCGACCTCGCGGGGTTCCTGCGGGACCACGCGAGCCACCCATGGACCCCGCCGGTCGGCGGCTTCGCGAGCGCGCTCGGCCACGACGTCGTCCACGGGCTCGACATCACCGTTCCGCTCGGTCTCCCCCGCCGCGTACCGGAGGACCGCCTCCGCATCCTCCTGGACCACGTCACACCGAAGTCCGCGAAGTTCTTCGGCGCCGACCTCACCGGCCTGGAGCTACGGGCCGACGACACCGACTGGACCTTCGGGGCCGGGTCCCCGCTGGCCGGCGACGCGCAGGACCTGCTGCTCGTGGCGTTCGGGCGGCGGGTGCCCGCGGGACGGCTGCGGGGCGAGCGGGCGGAACGCTTCACAGACGCCGGGTAG
- a CDS encoding LysR family transcriptional regulator, with product MELRQLRYFLTVVEEANFTRAAAALHVAQPGVSAQIRQLERELGQRLLDRSGRSVTVTEAGAAVLPYARAALAAVDGIRQTADEFTGLLRGRVTVGLVSGAATHEYDVASVLADFHDAHPHVEMALTEDTSDRMLAAVREGRLDIALAGLADDAPPHGVSWQVVIDEPLAALVAPDDPLVARAVPPPDGGGDGGGGGDGGLGGEGEGGTGAGAPDGVVPLTALADRPLISLPRGTGLRAVLERACARAGFAPQVAFEAAAPQLLVQLAARGLGVGVFPAPGARTAAARDLRGLRVIGFEEPCPRGRIGLAWRTDGPAGPAARAFLTRLRAALPVPAEPPPKPT from the coding sequence ATGGAACTTCGCCAGCTCCGGTACTTCCTCACGGTCGTGGAAGAGGCCAACTTCACGCGTGCGGCCGCCGCGTTGCACGTGGCGCAGCCGGGCGTGAGCGCCCAGATACGGCAGCTGGAGCGGGAGTTGGGGCAGCGGCTCCTCGACCGCTCGGGCCGGTCGGTGACCGTGACGGAGGCGGGCGCGGCCGTCCTGCCGTACGCGCGGGCGGCGCTGGCCGCCGTCGACGGGATACGGCAGACCGCCGACGAGTTCACCGGGCTGCTGCGGGGGCGCGTCACCGTCGGTCTCGTATCGGGTGCCGCCACGCACGAGTACGACGTGGCATCGGTCCTCGCTGACTTCCACGACGCGCATCCCCATGTCGAGATGGCCCTCACCGAGGACACCTCGGACCGGATGCTGGCGGCCGTACGCGAGGGACGGCTCGACATCGCCCTGGCCGGTCTCGCCGACGACGCCCCGCCCCACGGCGTCAGTTGGCAGGTCGTGATCGACGAACCCCTCGCGGCGCTGGTGGCACCGGACGACCCGCTCGTGGCGCGAGCCGTGCCACCGCCGGATGGCGGGGGCGATGGCGGCGGTGGGGGTGATGGCGGGCTCGGGGGAGAGGGCGAAGGCGGCACCGGGGCGGGCGCACCCGACGGGGTCGTCCCGCTGACGGCACTCGCCGACCGCCCCCTGATCAGCCTGCCGCGCGGCACGGGGCTGCGGGCCGTGCTCGAACGCGCTTGTGCGCGGGCGGGGTTCGCGCCGCAGGTCGCCTTCGAGGCGGCCGCGCCGCAGTTGCTGGTCCAGCTCGCGGCACGCGGCCTGGGCGTGGGAGTCTTCCCGGCGCCCGGCGCGCGGACCGCCGCCGCGCGGGACCTGCGGGGTCTGCGGGTGATCGGCTTCGAGGAGCCCTGCCCGCGCGGGCGGATCGGCCTGGCCTGGCGCACGGACGGCCCGGCGGGACCCGCGGCCCGCGCGTTCCTGACGCGCTTGCGCGCCGCACTGCCCGTACCCGCGGAACCGCCCCCGAAGCCGACCTGA
- a CDS encoding holin: MWTAAFWKATAERAVRTFAQALAAVLVAGATNLLDVAWGAALGTAGMAALLAVLTALGSAKVGPPGPGLTEVPDSGRGPRPAL; this comes from the coding sequence ATGTGGACCGCTGCCTTCTGGAAAGCCACCGCCGAACGCGCGGTCCGCACCTTCGCCCAGGCCCTCGCCGCCGTCCTCGTCGCGGGGGCGACGAACCTCCTGGACGTGGCGTGGGGCGCCGCGCTCGGCACGGCGGGGATGGCCGCGCTGCTCGCCGTCCTGACCGCGCTCGGCTCCGCGAAGGTCGGCCCGCCGGGACCCGGCCTCACCGAGGTGCCCGACAGTGGCCGGGGGCCCCGCCCCGCCCTCTGA
- a CDS encoding hemolysin family protein, with translation MTVIQLLIGLATLVVNAFFVGAEFALISVRRSQIEPRAEEGDRRAKSVMWGLKHVSALMAAAQLGITLCTLVLGVVAEPAIAHLLEPLFDAVGVPHGLVHPISFVIALAVATYLHMLLGEMIPKNIALAEPVRSALLLGPPLVACARAVRPVVFTINAFANAILKLLRVETKDEVAATFSDAELARLVQDSSDAGLIDDRAQERLHDALELGRRPVRDVVLPLERVVYARVGVTPEQLEELSSRTGFSRFPVVDEGRRIVGYLHVKDALDVSPRDLPFRVSDMRSIARVRETTSLEDVLTAMRGSRTHVAAVLGEDGRLAGMVTMEDVLRELFGQPV, from the coding sequence ATGACCGTCATCCAGTTGCTGATCGGCCTTGCGACGCTCGTCGTCAACGCCTTCTTCGTGGGCGCCGAGTTCGCCCTGATCTCCGTGCGCCGCAGCCAGATCGAGCCGCGCGCCGAGGAGGGCGACCGGCGCGCCAAGAGCGTCATGTGGGGCCTCAAGCACGTGTCGGCGCTGATGGCGGCGGCACAGCTCGGCATCACGCTGTGCACCCTCGTCCTCGGTGTCGTCGCCGAGCCCGCGATCGCGCATCTGCTCGAGCCGCTGTTCGACGCGGTGGGCGTGCCGCACGGCCTGGTCCACCCGATCTCGTTCGTCATCGCCCTGGCCGTGGCGACGTATCTCCACATGCTGCTCGGCGAGATGATCCCCAAGAACATCGCGCTCGCCGAGCCGGTGCGCAGCGCCCTGCTGCTCGGGCCGCCCCTGGTTGCGTGCGCCCGTGCCGTGCGTCCGGTGGTGTTCACGATCAACGCGTTCGCCAACGCGATCCTGAAGCTGCTCCGGGTCGAGACGAAGGACGAGGTCGCGGCGACGTTCTCGGACGCCGAACTGGCCCGTCTGGTGCAGGACTCCAGCGACGCGGGCCTGATCGACGACCGGGCGCAGGAGCGACTGCACGACGCCCTTGAGCTGGGCCGCCGTCCGGTGCGGGACGTGGTGCTTCCGCTGGAGCGTGTGGTCTACGCCCGCGTGGGCGTCACGCCCGAGCAGTTGGAGGAGCTGTCCTCGCGGACCGGCTTCTCGCGCTTCCCCGTCGTCGACGAGGGGCGGCGCATCGTCGGCTACCTCCATGTGAAGGACGCCCTCGACGTGTCCCCGCGCGACCTGCCGTTCCGGGTGAGCGACATGCGCTCCATCGCCCGGGTGCGGGAGACCACGTCGCTCGAGGACGTCCTGACGGCCATGCGGGGCAGCCGCACCCATGTGGCGGCCGTGCTCGGTGAGGACGGGCGCCTGGCCGGGATGGTCACGATGGAGGACGTGCTGCGGGAGCTGTTCGGTCAGCCCGTGTAA
- a CDS encoding hemolysin family protein, protein MTEVLLLLVAVLLSLACGIFVAAEFSLTTVERGDLERAVERGERGAASALKAVKNLTFELSGAQLGITVTGLVVGMLAKPAIGDLIEGPLNAVGVPDSASSTVALFLGTALSTVFLMVVGELVPKNWAISSPLPIAKRVATPQRVFSATFRPFIRHLNNTANRAVRRFGLEPTEELASARGPKELLALARHSAKEGALEAETAERFMRTLNLADLTAENVMTPRVQVVALDVAATCEDVANATRATGLSRFPVYRGNLDSVVGVVHIKNVLAVPAELRARRPVSELMREPLLVPESLTVDRLLDRLSGRRTMAVVIDEYGGTAGVATLEDIVEEVVGEVHDEHDPHETPDLAPAGTDEEGRVLYSADGAARTDQLARVGLRVPDGPYETLAGLIATELGRIPAVGDGVEVAGWRLDVVDAAGRRAARVLLRAPAEPAHDEPEEDDR, encoded by the coding sequence ATGACTGAAGTGCTCCTGCTCCTTGTGGCGGTGCTGCTCTCGCTCGCCTGCGGAATCTTCGTGGCGGCCGAGTTCTCGCTCACGACCGTCGAGCGCGGCGACCTGGAGCGTGCCGTCGAACGCGGCGAGCGCGGCGCGGCCAGCGCCCTCAAGGCCGTCAAGAACCTCACCTTCGAGCTCTCGGGCGCGCAGCTCGGCATCACCGTGACCGGCCTGGTCGTCGGCATGCTCGCGAAACCGGCGATCGGCGACCTGATCGAGGGCCCGCTGAACGCCGTCGGCGTCCCCGACTCGGCGTCCTCGACCGTCGCCCTCTTCCTCGGCACCGCCCTGTCGACCGTCTTCCTGATGGTCGTCGGCGAGCTGGTGCCGAAGAACTGGGCGATCTCCTCGCCGCTGCCCATCGCCAAGCGGGTGGCGACGCCCCAGCGCGTGTTCAGCGCCACGTTCCGCCCCTTCATCCGGCACCTGAACAACACCGCCAACCGCGCGGTGCGCCGCTTCGGCCTCGAACCCACCGAGGAGCTGGCCTCCGCGCGCGGCCCCAAGGAGCTGCTCGCCCTGGCCCGGCACTCCGCGAAGGAGGGCGCCCTGGAGGCGGAGACCGCCGAACGGTTCATGCGCACGCTGAACCTGGCCGACCTCACCGCCGAGAACGTGATGACCCCGCGCGTCCAGGTCGTCGCCCTGGACGTGGCCGCCACCTGCGAGGACGTCGCCAACGCCACCCGCGCCACCGGCCTGTCCCGGTTCCCGGTCTACCGCGGCAACCTCGACTCGGTGGTCGGAGTCGTCCACATCAAGAACGTCCTGGCCGTGCCCGCCGAGCTGAGGGCGCGCCGCCCCGTGAGCGAGCTGATGCGTGAGCCGCTGCTCGTACCGGAGTCGCTGACCGTGGACCGGCTCCTCGACCGGCTCTCGGGCCGGCGCACCATGGCCGTGGTCATCGACGAGTACGGCGGCACGGCCGGTGTCGCCACCCTGGAGGACATCGTCGAGGAAGTCGTCGGTGAGGTGCACGACGAGCACGACCCGCACGAGACGCCCGACCTGGCCCCGGCCGGGACCGACGAGGAAGGCCGGGTCCTCTACTCCGCCGACGGCGCCGCCCGCACCGACCAGCTCGCCCGCGTGGGCCTGCGGGTGCCGGACGGACCGTACGAGACCCTCGCCGGTCTGATCGCCACCGAGCTGGGCCGCATTCCCGCCGTGGGTGACGGCGTCGAGGTCGCCGGTTGGCGCCTGGACGTCGTGGACGCCGCGGGACGCCGTGCCGCCCGCGTGCTGCTGCGCGCGCCCGCGGAACCCGCCCACGACGAACCGGAGGAGGACGACCGATGA
- a CDS encoding GNAT family N-acetyltransferase, translating into MTDPRIRAAAPDDLDAVLAFWKVAAEGTSISDDRSGVERLVARDPGALLLAERDGELVGTVIAGFDGWRASLYRLAVHPDARRAGIGSALLRAAEERFVALGGRRADAMVLNRNELAHHAWHAAGYAPQPQWSRWVKPLAE; encoded by the coding sequence ATGACTGATCCACGGATACGCGCTGCGGCGCCCGACGACCTGGACGCGGTGCTCGCCTTCTGGAAGGTGGCCGCGGAGGGCACGAGCATCAGCGACGACCGCTCCGGCGTGGAGCGTCTTGTCGCCAGGGACCCCGGGGCGCTGCTGCTCGCGGAGCGGGACGGGGAGCTGGTGGGCACGGTGATCGCCGGGTTCGACGGCTGGCGGGCGTCGCTGTACCGGCTCGCCGTGCACCCCGACGCCCGGCGTGCCGGGATCGGCTCGGCGTTGCTGCGCGCGGCCGAGGAGCGGTTCGTCGCGCTCGGCGGGCGGCGGGCCGACGCGATGGTCCTGAACCGCAACGAGCTGGCGCACCACGCCTGGCACGCGGCCGGATATGCTCCGCAGCCGCAGTGGAGCCGCTGGGTCAAGCCGCTCGCGGAGTGA
- a CDS encoding TIGR03621 family F420-dependent LLM class oxidoreductase, which yields MPHRPFRFGVNMVEPSPREEWRAKCRTAEQLGYDVILVPDHLGMAAPFPAVVAAAEATERPRVGTFVLNAGFWNPTLLARETATTDLLTDGRLELGLGTGYVRAEHDAAGLPWGSPGERVAHLRHTVETLDRHFADAAFVPKPRRTPRPPLLIGGNGEKMLQLTAEHADIAAFTGARAVPGHTGGKMLHLTAEEMDERVASYRRHAAGRSAPAELNLLIQLVDITDDRRARAREVADYVPHLSVDAALDVPILLMGTVRQIADQLRAQRERYGFSYVTVLEPYYETFGAVIEELRGE from the coding sequence ATGCCCCACCGGCCCTTCCGCTTCGGCGTCAACATGGTCGAACCGAGCCCGCGCGAGGAGTGGCGGGCCAAGTGCCGCACCGCGGAGCAGCTCGGCTACGACGTGATCCTCGTGCCGGACCACCTGGGCATGGCCGCGCCGTTCCCGGCCGTCGTCGCCGCGGCGGAGGCCACCGAGCGGCCCCGGGTCGGCACCTTCGTCCTCAACGCCGGGTTCTGGAACCCGACCCTGCTCGCCCGCGAGACGGCCACCACGGACCTCCTCACGGACGGCCGCCTCGAACTGGGCCTCGGCACCGGCTACGTGCGCGCCGAGCACGACGCGGCCGGGCTGCCGTGGGGTTCGCCCGGCGAGCGCGTGGCCCATCTGCGGCACACCGTCGAGACGCTGGACCGGCACTTCGCCGATGCCGCGTTCGTGCCCAAGCCGCGCCGGACGCCGCGCCCGCCGCTGCTCATCGGCGGCAACGGCGAGAAGATGCTGCAACTGACCGCCGAGCACGCGGACATCGCCGCCTTCACCGGGGCGCGGGCGGTGCCGGGGCACACGGGCGGCAAGATGCTCCACCTCACTGCCGAGGAGATGGACGAGCGGGTCGCCTCCTACCGGCGGCACGCGGCCGGACGGTCGGCGCCCGCCGAGCTGAACCTGCTGATCCAGCTGGTGGACATCACCGACGACCGGCGCGCCCGGGCCCGCGAGGTCGCCGACTACGTCCCCCATCTGTCCGTCGACGCCGCCCTCGACGTGCCCATCCTGCTCATGGGCACGGTCCGCCAGATCGCCGACCAGCTGCGCGCCCAGCGGGAGCGGTACGGCTTCTCGTACGTCACGGTCCTCGAGCCGTACTACGAGACGTTCGGGGCCGTCATCGAAGAGCTGCGGGGCGAGTGA